DNA from Aliarcobacter butzleri:
AAGAACTTTTTTTTAATATTTTAGAATCTGATTCAAAAGAGTATTTTAAAATATTTTTATCTTCAATTTGCAATGAATATTTTTTTAAAATAAAAATAGAAAAAGAGTTTGATTTTGAAAAAAATATTTTGCTTTTTGCAAAAGAATTTAATATGACAGATTTAGCTTTTAGAAATAAATTTAAAACTATTTTTAGGACAACACCAAAAAAATGGCAAAGTGAAAAAAGACTTGAAAAAGCAAAATTATTATTAGAAACAACAAATGATAATGTAACTGAAGTTTGTTATAAATGTGGTTTTGAAAATATTTCATGGTTTATTCAAGCATTTAAAAATAGATATAAAGTAACTCCAAAACAGATAAAAAACAATAAAAATTGAATATTTTCCAATAGAATTAAATTTTGTTTTTTTATATAATAATCAAAAAAAGGAGAATCAAATAATGAAAAAGACAATATTGGGATTAATTTGTTGTGTAAGTTTTCTATTAGCAAATAATTTTACTTTGACAAGTTCAGATTTAAAAGGGCAATTAACAAAAAAACAAGAATTTAATGGTTTTGGATGTAGTGGAGAAAATATTTCACCACAACTTTCTTGGGAAAATGCTCCAAAAGGAACAAAATCTTTTGCTATAACAGTTTATGATCTAGATGCTCCAACAGGTTCTGGTTGGTGGCATTGGGTTGTTTTTGATATTCCTTCAAATAAAACAACTTTAGCTTCAGGATTTGGAAATAGTGACTCAAAAGAGGCAATACAAAGTATAACTGACTATGGAAAAACTGGATTTGGTGGAGCTTGCCCTCCTGTTGGAGATAAAGCGCATAGATATATCTTTACTGTTCATGCACTTGATATTGAAACTTTAGGTTTAGATAAAAATACAAATGCTGCAACAGTTGGGTATTATATAAATTCTCACTCTATTGCAAAAGCTTCAATAATCTCTTATTACAACAGATAATTTTAGTTAAATCTACTTTTTATGAACTCTACAAAAGTTTCAAAAAGTAGATTTTTTGATTTTTCTTTATGATAAACTAAATAAAACTCTCTTTTTAATTCTAAATTTTTAAGTTTTATTTGAAAAAGTCTTTTTTCATCTAACTCTTTTTGTACAATTACCTTTGACAAGCTTGTTACTGTATTTTTATTATTTAAAACAATAGTTTTTATCTCTTCAAAATCTTGTAATTGTATAAAAATATCTAATTCTTTAGCGATTTCACCAATTTTATTCATAAAAATCTCTCTTGTTCCACTTCCTATTTCTCTTAAAATCCATCTTTTTTTTATAGCATCAATAAAAGCAATTTGAGGATGTTTTTCATCACTTGATACAACAATCAATTCATCATCTGCTAATTTCTCTTTTATTAGACTGCTATTTTGAGTATCTACTTCAATAAGACCAATATCTAGTTCACTTTTAAGTATTTTATCTATTATATTACTTGAATTTATAGTTAAAATATCAAGTTTTACATCTTTATATTTTGATAAAAAATCATAATAAATATTTGGCATTATGTAGTTTGAAATAGTTTTACTAGCAGCTATTTTTATATTTCCAGCTAGTTTGTTTTCTTGGAAAATTGTTGATGCATCCATAAGTGCTAAATACGAAGGAAGAGTTTTTTCTTTAAAATATTTTCCTTTTTCATTTAGTATTAATTTTTTGCCGATTCTATCAAAAAGTTGTTCATTTAGACTATTTTCAAGTGATTTAATTGCTAAAGAGATAGCTGATTGACTAATATTTAGTTCGCTTGCAACTTGTGTAACTTGTGGATTTTCACATAATTTATAAAAAAAGCTTAATTCTTTTAAAGTCATATCTTTCCTTATTAAAAATATTAATCATTATATTAAAAATAATATATTTTACAAATTAAATGATTAGAGTTATACTTACAAAATAAAAGGAGGTTTATTATGAAAACAAATAATAAACAAATCATAAATACTTTTTATGGAGTAATGCTTGTATCTTTTTTTGCATTTATTGCAACAATCATTGCAGAAGTTGATTTTTTTAAAAATTTAGGAATTAGTCCACTTATAATTGGAATAGTTTTAGGTATTTTTTATGCAAACAGTGTTAAATCAAAATTTTCTAAAATATTTCAAGATGGTATTACTTTTTCTACAAAATATATTTTAAGATTAGGAATTATTTTATATGGATTTAGACTTACTTTTCAAAATCTTCAAGAAGTAGGGGTAAATGGAATTTTAGTAGCTTTTTGTATAGTTTTTTTCACTTTTATTTTTGGTTATCTTATTGGAACAAAAGTTTTAAAAATGGATAAAGAATTAGCTATTTTATGTAGTGCAGGAAGTTCTATTTGTGGAGCAGCTGCAGTTATGGCAACACAAAGTGTATTAAAAAATGAAGCTTATAAAAGTGCAGTTGCCGTATCTTTTGTAGTAATTTTTGGAACAATTGGAATGTTTTTATATCCATTTTTAGATAAGTTAGGAGTATTTCTTTTTACAAGTTCTCAAATGGGTATTTATATAGGAGCAACACTTCATGAAGTAGCTCATGTTGTTGGTGCAAGTAATGCTTTAGGTGAAATAGTATCAACAAATGCAATTATTGAAAAAATGATTAGGGTTATTTTTTTAGTTCCATTTTTGATTCTTTTATCATTATGGTTAATTAAAACAAATTTTCATACAAAAAAAGAGAAATCAAAAATAGTAATTCCTTGGTTTGCGATATTTTTTATAATAGTAGTTGGATTTAATTCTTTGGAAATCTTAGAAAAAAATACAATAGAAAATATTAACTTTTTAGATACTTTTGCTTTAACTATGGCAATGAGTGCTTTAGGGATGGAAACAAGTATTGATAAGTTTAAAAATAGTGGTATAAAACCATTTTATCTATCTCTGATTTTATTTGTTTGGTTGATGATAGTTGGAGATTTATTGGTTAAATTGTTCTTCTAAGATAAGTATTTTTTATACTTATCTTACTTCAATACCATATTTTTCTAGCATATTAACCCAAACGATACTATTACCATTTTTATCAAATAATGCAGGAGTTCCTTGAATATTTAATTCAGTTGCAATTTTAATATGTTCATTTAACTGTTTTTCAAGTTTTGAAAGCTCTGATTTTGAGTATTTTGCATTTTTTACTTTACTCAAGTTATCACCAATATTAAATTCATATAGAGCATCAATTTTTTGTGAAGTTGTTTTTTGACTTAGAATGTATAAAGATAAATCACGAGCATTTTCATGAAAGTCTAAAGGATAAAAAAATACTCTAATTTTAACTTTGTCTTTAATTTCTGGTAAATATGACTCAAATTTTTTACAAAATGGACATTCAGGATCTGTAAATAGTACATATTCATCTTTTCCATTTCCATAAACAAAAGCTTCTTTATCTTTTGTAATTGATAAATCAACTGGAGCTGAAACTTGCATCTCATTTGATACATTTACAACTGTACCAGAGATAATAAATTTTTTATCTTTTGTTAGATAAATTTCATCTTTATTTCCATGTACACTGATAGTTAATATATATAAACTTCCAGCATCGTAAGCTTTTAAGATTTTTATATTTGCTTTTTTAAATATTTCTAATTGTTCTATTTTAGAAATTTCATTTTTTGGTAATTCTTTATTTTCTGCAAATAAAAATGTTCCAATAAATAATAAAATCATAACTATTTTTTTTGTTAGATTAAACATAAGTTTCCCTAATGAAAATTTTTGCGCTATTGTATCTTTTTTATATTAAGTTATAGGTGAAAATTTTTGAAGATTTTCACCTATTTTTAGATATTTGCAATAAAATAAAATAGTCCTGTTGTAAATAATGAAATAATTGTTCCATATCCCACTATTGCAGAACTTAATTTTGGCGCAAGTCCTGCCATAGATGCTATTGCACCTGCTGTTATCATAGTTGGCATTGCTGCTTCCATAATAGATACTGTTGCAGCAGTATTGTGCCAACCGAATATTTGGCAAATAATAATTGCAATAAGTGGAGCAATCAAAAGTTTTATTATCAAAGCTACACTAAAAGGTTTTATCTCTTCTTTTAACAGTTTTAATTGAAGTTGAAGCCCAACTGCAACTAAAGCAAGTGAAACAATCGTACTTGAAAAAGCACTTAAAACTTTTATTGTAACATCATTAAACTCTGTACCAATCAATAATAGACCAACTATCAAAGCAATAAATGGTGGAAAAGTTAAAACTTTAAAAGTCACTAATCTAAAAGTAACTTTTGTATTACTCGAATAGAAACTAGCTATAAAAGTACCATATGTTGCAAGTGCAATAAAATTTCCTAATTGATCATAAACTAAAATATAAGGAATAGCTTCTTCTCCGATATAAGAAGTAATTATTGGAATACCAATAAATGAAGTATTTCCTAAAACTGTTACAAGCATAAGACAACCAGTTACTTCTTTTGAAAAATCAAATATTTTCGATAAAAAAAGTATCAATAAAGCACTTAATATCATAACGCTCCAAGATATAATTATTGGAATAATTGCTTCTATTGAAATATCTAATTTTGGTATTTGTAATAAAATCATTGCAGGAAGAGAGATATAGATTAAAAATTGATTTAAAATAAGAGGTGCATCTTTTGAAAAGATATTTAGTCTATTAATCGTATAACCAATGGACATTGCTAAAATAATTAAAATAAAATTTTCCATTTTTTACTCGCAAAAGTGATTTTCACAAGGATTATCAAGAGTGATTTTTCCAAACTCTTTTACATAATCAATTCCCCATTCATGCATATCTTCTAAAACGGCTCTTAGTTTTTTTCCAGTAGAAGTTAGACTATAAACAACTTTGGGTGGAATTTCAGGAAAACACTCTCTATGAATAATATTTTTTTCTTCAAGTTCTTTTAATTTTATTGTTAAAGTTTTTTGAGTTATTTCGCTAATTATTTCATTTAGCTCTTTAAATCTTTTTTCGCCATCAAGCAAATGCCAAATTATAGCTAGTTTCCATCTATCATTAAAAATATCAAGAGTTACAGCTACGCTACATTTGTACTCTTTATCATTTATATAATACATAATTTAAATCCTTTAAACTTTCAAGTCAAAATTATATCATAAAGAATATTAAACTCTATTACTTACCTAAAGTAAAGTAAGAGTAAATTAAGTTTAGTGTGTATATAATTTTCAAATAATTTTAAGGAGTAAATATGAAAAAAGTTTTAATTTTAAATGGTCATCAGTTTTATAAAGGTCCAGCAAATGGTGAATTAACAAATCATTATATAGAAAAAGCAAAAGAATTTTTTTCTAAAAATGGTTTTGAAGTAAAATATACACATATTGAAAAAGGTTATGATGTAGAAGAAGAGTGCGAGAAATTTGAATGGGCAGATTATGTTTTATTTCAATATCCTGTTTATTGGATGGGAATTCCTTGGATTGCTAAAAAGTACTTTGATGAAACATTTACTCAAGGAAGACACTATGAAAGTGATGGAAGAAGTAGAAGTGATGCAAGTAAGACTTATGGAAGTGGTGGATTATTGAAAGGTAAAAAATATATGTTAAGTGTAACTTACAATTGTCCAATAAGTGAATTTGACAATCCAAAAGGTTTTTTTGATGGTTTATCTTTAGATCAAGCTCATGTTGCAACTCATAAAACTTTTGAATTTTGTGGTTTAAAACCATTAAAAACTTATTCAGTACACGATATTTTTAAAGGTGATTTAGATTTAACAAAAGAGTTAGAAAAATTTGAATCAGTTTTAAAAGAGAATTTTTTATAGGAAAAAAATATGAAAAATATTGTAATAGTTGCAAGTATAAAAGTAAAAGAAGCTTTTAAAGATGAAGTTTATAATGAACTTTTAAAACTTCATAAAGCAACCCATGAATTTGATGAAGGTTGTATTCAATACG
Protein-coding regions in this window:
- a CDS encoding YbhB/YbcL family Raf kinase inhibitor-like protein, encoding MKKTILGLICCVSFLLANNFTLTSSDLKGQLTKKQEFNGFGCSGENISPQLSWENAPKGTKSFAITVYDLDAPTGSGWWHWVVFDIPSNKTTLASGFGNSDSKEAIQSITDYGKTGFGGACPPVGDKAHRYIFTVHALDIETLGLDKNTNAATVGYYINSHSIAKASIISYYNR
- a CDS encoding LysR substrate-binding domain-containing protein, which gives rise to MTLKELSFFYKLCENPQVTQVASELNISQSAISLAIKSLENSLNEQLFDRIGKKLILNEKGKYFKEKTLPSYLALMDASTIFQENKLAGNIKIAASKTISNYIMPNIYYDFLSKYKDVKLDILTINSSNIIDKILKSELDIGLIEVDTQNSSLIKEKLADDELIVVSSDEKHPQIAFIDAIKKRWILREIGSGTREIFMNKIGEIAKELDIFIQLQDFEEIKTIVLNNKNTVTSLSKVIVQKELDEKRLFQIKLKNLELKREFYLVYHKEKSKNLLFETFVEFIKSRFN
- a CDS encoding YeiH family protein, yielding MKTNNKQIINTFYGVMLVSFFAFIATIIAEVDFFKNLGISPLIIGIVLGIFYANSVKSKFSKIFQDGITFSTKYILRLGIILYGFRLTFQNLQEVGVNGILVAFCIVFFTFIFGYLIGTKVLKMDKELAILCSAGSSICGAAAVMATQSVLKNEAYKSAVAVSFVVIFGTIGMFLYPFLDKLGVFLFTSSQMGIYIGATLHEVAHVVGASNALGEIVSTNAIIEKMIRVIFLVPFLILLSLWLIKTNFHTKKEKSKIVIPWFAIFFIIVVGFNSLEILEKNTIENINFLDTFALTMAMSALGMETSIDKFKNSGIKPFYLSLILFVWLMIVGDLLVKLFF
- a CDS encoding DsbC family protein, translating into MFNLTKKIVMILLFIGTFLFAENKELPKNEISKIEQLEIFKKANIKILKAYDAGSLYILTISVHGNKDEIYLTKDKKFIISGTVVNVSNEMQVSAPVDLSITKDKEAFVYGNGKDEYVLFTDPECPFCKKFESYLPEIKDKVKIRVFFYPLDFHENARDLSLYILSQKTTSQKIDALYEFNIGDNLSKVKNAKYSKSELSKLEKQLNEHIKIATELNIQGTPALFDKNGNSIVWVNMLEKYGIEVR
- a CDS encoding AEC family transporter, whose product is MENFILIILAMSIGYTINRLNIFSKDAPLILNQFLIYISLPAMILLQIPKLDISIEAIIPIIISWSVMILSALLILFLSKIFDFSKEVTGCLMLVTVLGNTSFIGIPIITSYIGEEAIPYILVYDQLGNFIALATYGTFIASFYSSNTKVTFRLVTFKVLTFPPFIALIVGLLLIGTEFNDVTIKVLSAFSSTIVSLALVAVGLQLQLKLLKEEIKPFSVALIIKLLIAPLIAIIICQIFGWHNTAATVSIMEAAMPTMITAGAIASMAGLAPKLSSAIVGYGTIISLFTTGLFYFIANI
- a CDS encoding winged helix-turn-helix transcriptional regulator, whose protein sequence is MYYINDKEYKCSVAVTLDIFNDRWKLAIIWHLLDGEKRFKELNEIISEITQKTLTIKLKELEEKNIIHRECFPEIPPKVVYSLTSTGKKLRAVLEDMHEWGIDYVKEFGKITLDNPCENHFCE
- a CDS encoding NAD(P)H-dependent oxidoreductase; translation: MKKVLILNGHQFYKGPANGELTNHYIEKAKEFFSKNGFEVKYTHIEKGYDVEEECEKFEWADYVLFQYPVYWMGIPWIAKKYFDETFTQGRHYESDGRSRSDASKTYGSGGLLKGKKYMLSVTYNCPISEFDNPKGFFDGLSLDQAHVATHKTFEFCGLKPLKTYSVHDIFKGDLDLTKELEKFESVLKENFL